A single Vibrio sp. YMD68 DNA region contains:
- a CDS encoding sugar ABC transporter permease has product MNKVTNNKAWFLVLPVFALVAFSAIVPLMTVVNYSLQDIFDANSAYFVGTEWYRDTLNDERLHSALLRQFGFTFTILMIEVPLGIIVALTMPTKGRWSVFCLIILAVPLLIPLNVVGTIWQIFGREDIGLFGWALNSIGIDYNYAGDPLDAWLTVILMDVWHWTSLIALLSYSGLRAIPDAYYQAANIDRASTWSIIRYIQLPKLKSVLLIGVLIRFMDSFMIYTEPFVLTGGGPGNSTTFLSQTLTQMAIGQFDIGPAAAFSIIYFLIILLVSWVFYTAMTHGENK; this is encoded by the coding sequence ATGAACAAAGTCACGAATAATAAAGCGTGGTTTTTAGTTTTACCGGTTTTCGCTCTAGTGGCATTCAGTGCCATTGTGCCGCTGATGACGGTAGTGAATTACTCTCTACAAGATATTTTTGATGCTAATTCGGCCTACTTTGTTGGCACCGAGTGGTATCGAGATACGCTCAACGACGAGCGTCTGCACAGTGCGCTTTTACGACAGTTTGGGTTCACTTTTACGATATTAATGATTGAGGTGCCCCTTGGCATTATCGTCGCCCTGACTATGCCGACAAAAGGAAGGTGGTCGGTGTTCTGCTTGATTATTCTGGCGGTTCCCTTGCTGATTCCTCTGAACGTGGTCGGGACTATCTGGCAGATCTTTGGTCGCGAAGATATTGGGCTATTTGGTTGGGCGCTCAACAGCATAGGGATCGACTATAACTACGCAGGCGATCCTTTGGATGCATGGCTCACCGTGATTCTCATGGATGTGTGGCACTGGACGTCGCTCATTGCGCTGTTGTCTTATTCAGGTCTTCGCGCTATCCCTGATGCGTACTACCAAGCAGCGAATATCGACCGCGCTTCAACCTGGTCCATTATCCGTTACATTCAGTTGCCAAAGCTGAAAAGCGTCCTGCTGATAGGCGTGCTGATTCGCTTTATGGACAGCTTCATGATCTATACCGAACCGTTTGTATTAACCGGTGGTGGGCCGGGTAACTCAACCACATTTTTAAGCCAAACCCTAACTCAGATGGCGATCGGTCAGTTTGATATTGGCCCAGCTGCTGCATTCTCGATCATCTACTTCCTCATTATTTTGTTGGTGAGCTGGGTGTTCTATACCGCAATGACACACGGCGAGAATAAATAA
- a CDS encoding DUF2160 domain-containing protein, with protein sequence MAWMAWTTPSALFFLGIGLILLTMTIYEITTPCIERKGFLPITTTRGDRLFIGLLSSAFVHLGFIGLSELSIWVPFTLSVIWLGTVLKWG encoded by the coding sequence ATGGCTTGGATGGCGTGGACCACACCTTCAGCACTGTTCTTTCTTGGAATTGGTTTGATTTTATTAACGATGACGATTTATGAAATCACAACACCTTGCATAGAACGAAAAGGATTTTTACCGATTACGACCACTCGTGGTGATCGATTATTTATTGGGTTACTGAGCTCTGCATTTGTCCATCTTGGATTTATTGGACTCTCGGAACTCTCTATCTGGGTGCCTTTTACTCTTAGCGTAATTTGGCTTGGTACCGTTTTGAAATGGGGATAA
- a CDS encoding ABC transporter ATP-binding protein yields MVQITLNSLAHTYDKKPTDSSIYAIKEMNHVWKQGGAYALLGPSGCGKSTLLNIISGLMSPSQGEVLFDELKVNDLRPQDRNIAQVFQFPVIYDTMTVYDNLAFPLRNMNIHKTKVHSKVTEIAEILELTNVLAKKAQHLTADEKQKVSMGRGLVRDDVSAILFDEPLTVIDPQLKWKLRRKLKQIHQQFNITMIYVTHDQLEASTFADEIAVMYNGQIVQFGTPRELFERPNHTFVGYFIGSPGMNLMEVTPTETGVRFDDVEIPLSEAYRHAIAQTSSSNIKIGIRPEFVHIWEKANDTALRCKVLHVEDLGTYKIVTLKLGQHEIKARLQEDQVVPKDEAFISIPEQWTMLYVDEFLVNVGDVA; encoded by the coding sequence ATGGTTCAAATTACACTCAATTCATTGGCTCATACCTACGATAAAAAACCGACAGATTCCTCGATTTACGCCATTAAAGAGATGAATCATGTTTGGAAACAAGGTGGAGCCTACGCTCTGCTTGGCCCGTCAGGTTGCGGAAAATCAACACTGTTAAACATCATTTCTGGGCTCATGAGTCCGTCACAAGGCGAAGTCTTGTTTGATGAGTTGAAAGTGAATGATCTGCGCCCACAGGATCGCAACATCGCTCAGGTTTTCCAGTTCCCAGTTATCTACGACACCATGACGGTGTATGACAATTTGGCTTTTCCACTTCGTAATATGAACATTCATAAGACCAAAGTGCACTCAAAGGTGACGGAAATAGCAGAGATTTTAGAGCTCACCAATGTGCTCGCTAAAAAGGCGCAACACCTCACCGCTGATGAAAAACAAAAAGTCTCTATGGGGCGTGGTTTAGTGCGAGATGACGTATCGGCGATATTGTTTGATGAGCCGTTGACGGTTATCGATCCACAACTGAAATGGAAACTGCGCAGAAAGCTCAAGCAGATACATCAACAGTTCAATATCACCATGATTTATGTCACCCATGATCAGCTTGAAGCATCCACTTTTGCGGATGAAATTGCGGTCATGTACAACGGCCAAATTGTTCAATTTGGTACACCAAGAGAACTGTTTGAACGCCCGAATCATACTTTCGTTGGTTACTTTATTGGCAGCCCCGGCATGAACCTAATGGAGGTCACCCCAACAGAAACAGGCGTTCGTTTTGATGATGTTGAGATCCCGTTATCTGAGGCCTATCGACACGCTATCGCTCAAACGAGCAGTAGCAACATCAAGATAGGCATTCGCCCAGAATTTGTTCACATCTGGGAAAAAGCCAACGACACGGCACTGCGGTGCAAAGTACTGCATGTGGAAGATTTGGGTACCTACAAGATTGTTACGCTGAAATTGGGGCAGCATGAAATTAAAGCGCGCCTACAAGAAGATCAGGTTGTTCCCAAAGACGAAGCCTTTATTAGCATTCCAGAGCAATGGACGATGCTGTATGTCGATGAGTTTCTGGTCAATGTGGGGGATGTGGCATGA
- a CDS encoding ABC transporter substrate-binding protein, producing MKMDIKKSYLSRCMALSIAFAALVPNAYADMAAASKWLNEEFTPSTMTTSEQEKEMQWFIDAAKPFKGMEINVASETLTTHEYEAKVLAKAFYEITGIKVNHDLIQEGDVVEKLQTQMQTGRNIYDGYVNDSDLIGTHVRYGKVVPISDFIAGEGKSVTNPYLDLPDFIGLDFTTGPDGKIYQLPDQQFANLYWFRADWFERDDLKAQFKEMYGYELGVPLNWSAYEDIAEFFTDKVKMIDGERIYGHMDYGKKDPSLGWRFTDSWFSMAGAGDKGIPNGLPVDEWGIRIEGCSPVGSDVARGGATNGPAAVYATTKYVDWLKKYAPPEAQGMTFGEAGPVPAQGSIAQQIFWYTAFTADMTKPGLPVVNEDGSPKWRMAPSPRGPYWEEGMKLGYQDAGAWTFLNSTPLDRRQAAWLYAQFVVSKSVSLKKTLVGLTPIRESDINSQAMTDAALQLGGLVEFYRSDARKQWTPTGTNVPDYPKLAQLWWQHVSEAASGEKTPQEALDGLAQAQDKVMQRLERSGVQGECGPKLNPKKDPDYWLSQPGSPKMKLKNEKPQGKTIAYKDLIAKS from the coding sequence ATGAAAATGGATATCAAAAAGTCTTATCTCTCTCGCTGCATGGCGCTTTCTATCGCTTTTGCTGCACTTGTTCCAAATGCTTACGCTGATATGGCGGCAGCCAGTAAGTGGTTGAACGAAGAGTTTACACCTTCAACGATGACCACCAGTGAACAAGAGAAAGAGATGCAGTGGTTCATTGATGCAGCGAAACCGTTTAAAGGCATGGAAATTAACGTGGCGTCTGAGACCCTCACGACCCACGAATATGAAGCCAAAGTGCTCGCGAAGGCTTTCTATGAAATTACTGGGATCAAAGTCAATCATGACTTGATTCAAGAAGGGGATGTGGTCGAAAAACTGCAAACGCAAATGCAGACTGGGCGTAATATCTATGATGGTTATGTTAACGATTCCGACCTGATTGGTACGCATGTCCGTTACGGAAAAGTTGTGCCTATTTCAGACTTTATCGCCGGTGAAGGAAAAAGCGTCACCAACCCGTACTTAGATTTACCTGATTTTATTGGGTTAGACTTTACGACTGGCCCTGACGGTAAGATCTACCAGCTTCCAGATCAACAGTTTGCCAACTTATACTGGTTCCGTGCGGATTGGTTTGAGCGTGATGATCTCAAGGCACAATTTAAAGAAATGTACGGCTATGAGTTGGGTGTGCCACTAAACTGGTCTGCTTATGAAGACATTGCTGAGTTCTTTACTGACAAAGTGAAAATGATCGATGGTGAGCGTATCTATGGTCACATGGATTACGGTAAGAAAGATCCATCACTGGGCTGGCGTTTTACCGATTCATGGTTCTCAATGGCTGGCGCGGGCGATAAAGGCATTCCAAACGGGCTTCCTGTCGATGAATGGGGCATTCGTATTGAAGGGTGTAGCCCTGTCGGTTCCGATGTGGCTCGTGGCGGTGCAACCAATGGCCCAGCTGCGGTTTACGCAACAACCAAGTATGTCGATTGGCTGAAAAAATACGCGCCACCTGAAGCACAAGGTATGACGTTTGGTGAAGCAGGGCCAGTACCTGCACAAGGTTCTATTGCGCAGCAAATCTTTTGGTATACCGCCTTTACTGCTGATATGACCAAACCTGGATTGCCTGTTGTGAATGAAGACGGTTCGCCAAAATGGCGCATGGCACCTTCTCCACGCGGACCTTACTGGGAAGAGGGCATGAAACTCGGCTATCAAGATGCGGGTGCATGGACATTCCTAAACAGTACGCCTTTGGATAGACGCCAAGCGGCGTGGTTATACGCACAATTTGTGGTCTCAAAATCCGTCAGTCTTAAGAAAACACTGGTTGGTCTAACGCCGATTCGTGAGTCGGATATCAACTCTCAAGCAATGACCGATGCCGCGCTTCAACTGGGTGGTTTGGTTGAATTCTACCGCAGTGATGCACGTAAGCAGTGGACACCAACAGGAACGAACGTCCCTGATTATCCGAAGCTTGCTCAGCTGTGGTGGCAACACGTTTCTGAAGCGGCGAGTGGCGAAAAAACACCACAAGAGGCATTGGATGGATTAGCACAAGCGCAGGACAAAGTGATGCAGCGTCTTGAGCGCAGTGGTGTTCAAGGTGAATGTGGGCCGAAACTGAATCCGAAGAAAGATCCTGATTACTGGTTGTCTCAACCGGGTTCTCCGAAAATGAAGCTGAAAAATGAGAAACCGCAGGGCAAAACGATTGCTTATAAAGATCTAATTGCTAAAAGCTAA
- a CDS encoding carbohydrate ABC transporter permease: MTKSKYTRYTQIVGLALYIICLMLPIYWLLNMSFKENQEILGGLSFFPENWTFQNYATIFSDSSWYMGYVNSITYVVMNMVITLTVSLPAAYAFSRYKFVGDKHLFFWLLTNRMAPPAVFLLPFFQLYSSVGLFDTHIAVALAHCLFNVPLAVWILEGFMSGVPREIDETAYIDGYSFPKFFLKIFLPMIRSGIGVSAFFCFMFSWVELLLARTLTSVDAKPISAVMTRTVSASGIDWGVLAAAGVLTILPGILVVWFVRNHVAKGFALGRV; encoded by the coding sequence ATGACGAAATCTAAATACACCCGTTACACACAAATAGTCGGTTTGGCGCTCTATATTATTTGCCTGATGTTGCCTATCTACTGGCTATTGAACATGTCATTTAAGGAGAACCAAGAGATCCTGGGAGGGCTGAGTTTTTTCCCTGAAAATTGGACGTTCCAGAACTACGCCACCATTTTTTCAGATTCCAGTTGGTATATGGGTTATGTGAACTCCATTACCTACGTAGTCATGAACATGGTGATCACGCTAACGGTTTCATTGCCTGCTGCGTATGCCTTTTCTCGCTATAAGTTTGTGGGTGATAAGCACTTGTTCTTTTGGTTACTCACCAATCGAATGGCGCCGCCTGCCGTGTTCCTATTGCCTTTCTTTCAGCTCTACTCTTCGGTTGGTCTGTTTGATACCCACATTGCCGTTGCCCTTGCGCACTGTCTTTTCAACGTGCCACTTGCGGTGTGGATTTTGGAGGGCTTTATGTCGGGTGTGCCTCGTGAAATTGACGAGACGGCTTACATCGATGGCTACAGCTTCCCTAAATTTTTCTTGAAGATTTTCTTACCAATGATCCGCTCTGGTATCGGCGTGTCGGCTTTCTTCTGTTTCATGTTCAGCTGGGTCGAACTGCTGCTTGCTCGGACGCTAACTTCCGTGGATGCAAAACCCATATCCGCGGTGATGACCCGAACCGTCAGTGCGTCGGGGATTGATTGGGGCGTATTGGCAGCAGCAGGCGTATTAACGATTCTACCGGGCATATTGGTGGTTTGGTTTGTTAGGAATCATGTCGCGAAAGGTTTCGCATTGGGTCGAGTATAA